The sequence below is a genomic window from Dyadobacter chenwenxiniae.
CAGCAGCAAGTCCTTTGTCTGCTTTTGGAAATAGTCAATGCTACCCGTCAGCCTGTTATCTAAAACACCGAAATCTATCCCCAGGTTGAGTTGTGTGGTTGTTTCCCATTTCAGGTCCGGATTGGGCAATTGTGTTGTTGAAATTCCTACATATGGCGTTCCGTCAAAAATGGCCTGCCCTTGCGGCCCAAGCAGCACGAGCGATTTGTAGCTTCCAATGTCCTGGTTACCCGTCACTCCGTAGCTGGCGCGGAATTTCAGATCGGTGATGGCATTCACATTTTTCAGGAAAACCTCGTCCTTGATGCGCCATCCCAGTGCTACGGAAGGGAAAACCCCATATTTGTTATTATCCCCAAACCGTGATGAACCGTCTGCGCGAATGGAGGCTGTCAATAAATATTTGTCATACAGGTTGTAATTAATGCGTCCCAGATACGACAGCAGCTGGTTCTTGGTGCGGCCGGTCCCAAGCGAAAAAGTGCTTTGTGCGCCTGCGGCAAGATTATCGGTGCCCAATGCATCCAACGGGAAATTCTGCGCACCGGCGGTTAATGAACTTGTTTCAAATTCTTGGAAAGTATAGCCACCCAAGACTTCTAATTGATGATTTTTATTAAGAGCCTTATTGTAGCGGGCCGTGACTTCGATCAGGTTGTTGTACGAATTGCTGGTCAGCACATTAGCGACTCCTTTTGTTCCCTCCGCTCTTTTCGTGAGCCGGGAAGTGAATATGTCCCGGCGGGAATCTTGTCTGTCCGTGCCGAAATTGACTTTCGCCGATAGTTCAGGCAGGAAAAAGTATTCTGCAAAAACGCTGGCGAAAGTCCGGTTGGTTGTCGCAAAGTCGCTCACCTCATTGGCCAGCCCCACCGGATTTTCTAGGTTTACGATTTGTGTCTGCGTCCAGGTGCCATTAGGGTTTCTGAAGGTAAGCGTCGGGTCCTGAAAAATTGCCGTGTTAATCACCCCGGCGCTTTCGTTCACACTCACTCCATTGGGCACGAAATCGTCTTTAATATTACTGGAATTAAGACTGAGACCGAATTTGAACTTATCATCCGTATAGTTGAGGTTCACCCGCCCCGTGTATTTTTGAATCCCGGAGCTGATCACCACTCCTTTTTGGTCCAGATAATTCAGCGAGGCATAGTAATTAAATTTGTCCTGACCGCCCGAGAAGCTCAGCTGGTGGTTCTGGACAGTGCCTTTCCGGAAAATTTCATCCTGCCAGTAAGTGCCGTTCCCGACCTGGGCAATCTGCTCCGCCGAAAACTCAGGCGCCTGTTTCTGATCAGCCCGCAGGTCATTGAGCAGGCCCATATACTGTTTCGCATTCAACACGGGAACTTGTTTGGTAACCTCTGAAATTCCCCCCGAAACAGCATAATTAACATTCAGCTTGCCTTTGACGCCTTTTTTGGTTGTGATTAAAATCACCCCGTTTGCGCCACGCGAACCGTAAATTGCCGTTGCCGAGGCATCTTTCAAAATCTCAACCGACTCAATGTCGTTCGGATTTAATGCATTCAGCGGGTTTCGTGGTGCCTGCTCCGTTACGACCGTCGAGGCGGGCACAACGGAAGTATTGTTAATGGGAAGACCGTCAATCACATACAGCGGCTCATTGTTTGCATTGATGGAGTTGGCCCCGCGTATCCGTATTGTTACGCCTCCGCCCGGCTCAGAGCTGGATTGTGTCACTTGCACCCCAGGCGACCGTCCCGCAATAAGCTGATCAACAGATGTTTGTACACCCTTATTAAAATCTTTGGCATCCAGAGAACTCACGGAGCCTGTCACGTCCCGCTTCTTTTGCGTTCCGTAACCTACCACCACGAGTTCATTCAACTGGCGCGTATCATCGCTTAACTGCACATTCACCTGTGAGCGGCTCTTGACCGGAACTTCCTGCGTAAGGTAGCCGATGCCAGAAATCACCAATATTGCGTCGTCACCGGCCTGCAGTTCGTAATATCCCTCCGTGTTGGTTGTAGTTCCGGTTGTGGAACCCTTAATCAACACATTAATGCCGGGAAGCGCCGACTGATCATTGGTTGAGGTTACTTTTCCCTTAACGAGCGTTTGTGCAAAACCGGGAAATGCCAGCAGCAGCAGTCCCAGGGTTAGTATTCGTAAATGAGGAGAATGGAAAGATGGAGGCATTGCAGGTAATAAGGATTAATAAAATATTTGAGTAATAGACTTTGTAGATTGAGAGCGCAAAATTAGATAAACTATTTATTCTACCAAGTTTATAGATTATTATTTGTTATGATCATTGATAAAGGGGATAAAAGACAAAAGGGAGCTATAAGGAGAAATAAGCTAGACTGTTGAGAATCCAACAGCAACGGGGCACCTCGAATTTGACTCGGAACAATGGAGGCTCAGCCTGATCAAGGGCATTTCAATTGAGAGAATGACGCAACGAACCCTCCATTTTGTCATAATCGGCACCTGCTGGTTTCAACAACTTCGCCCATCTTTGTAGCGTAATCATTCACCAAAAACACAAACAGAAAATGGGAACCTTAGCACAAAAAATCACCGTTGAAACGACCATTAACGCGCCGGTTGCAACAGTTTGGGAACAATTTAATGCACCTGAGGACATCACAAAATGGTGTTTTGCCTCAGACGACTGGCATGCACCCTTTGCAGAAAATGATGTGCGCACCGGCGGGAAGTTCAGAACCACTATGGCTGCAAAAGATGGCAGTTTCAGTTTTGATTTCGGAGGGGTTTATTCCAATGTCGTTCCGGAAAGTCTGATCGAATACGACATGGAGGACGGCAGAACTGTGCAGGTGACTTTTATGGACAATGGTGACAGCACGACGGTGACTGAGATTTTCGATGCTGAGCAAACCAACCCGGCCGAAATGCAGAAATCCGGCTGGCAGGCCATCCTCGACAATTTTAAGAAACATGTAGAGGGGAACTAAGCACTCAGGAAGAGTCACTTTAACGCTTTTTTTATCAAATGCCGCTTCGGGAGTCCGGGGCGGCATTTAGCGTAAAAATTGCTCAGATCTGGGGAAAGAAAGCGTCGGCCCCCTACCCTTTTTCGGTGGCATAGGTTTTTACAATGGCTGGACTTTCCAATCTGGCAACTAAACCAAATATGCTATGTTTTATCACGTAAAAGAATTACAGTTTAACGCCAGGGTTTCCAAACCCGATCCGAAGTTTGCAAGACTCCTGCTCGAACAATTCGGCGGCAGCAATGGCGAACTTAAAGCAGCAATGCAGTATTTTGTTCAGGCATTCACTGCAAAGAATCCGTATCCCGACAAGTACGATTTGCTCATGGACATTGCTACGGAGGAATTCAGTCACCTGGAAATTGTGGGTGCTACCATTCAAATGTTGCTGGGTGGTGTTAATGGGGAATTGAAGAATGCCTCGGAGGAATCCGAGATCATGAAATTGTTGGACGGAACAGCCGCAAAGGAGGATTTCATCCATGAAGCCATTGTGAACCCTCATTTTGGGGTCCTTACGGGTGGAGGCCCTGCATTAACAGATAGTAACGGTATCCCCTGGACCGCTGCTTATGTGACTGCAAACGGTGACCTGACCGTTGATCTTCGCTCCAACATCGCTGCGGAATCGAGAGCGAAAATTGTTTACGAATATCTGATGAAATTTACGGATGATCCTTCGGTAAAAGAAACGCTGCGGTTCTTAATGACCCGGGAAATTGCACATTACCAGATGTTTGAGGCTGCATTGGCAACTATTCAGCCCAATTTCCCTCCGGGCATCCTGCAAGGCGATCCGCGTTACAGTAATCTCTATTATAACATGTCCAGTGGAATGGACGCGCGCGGGCCATGGAACGAGGGAAGCAGTACACAGCTGGGCGAAACATGGCAGTATGTTGATGATCCCTTGCAACAAGTGCTTGATACCAATGGGCTTACGACCCTGACGCCAACCGGAACAGACCGTACGGAAAAATCGGTAAAAGCGCTTAACGAAGAGCTGAGCAAATTGCGTAGCGAGGAAATCATGAGTGCTACTGCTGAAATTGATGCGCAATGGAGCACTTACGACAAGTCGGGCGGCTTTATTAACGAATTATAATCCAAACTGAATTGGACTTATCAAACCACCAGGCGGATCGGGTAAAAATCGTTTTTTATACCGATCCGCTCTGTTGCTGGAGCTGGGCACTTCAACCCCACTGGCAACGTTTTATTGAAGCATACAAACACCAGATTACCTACTCTTATTGCCTGGGTGGGATGATCCCGGACTGGACCAAATATAATGATCCGTTCAATTCGGTTAGCAGACCAGCCCAGATGGGCCCGATTTGGATGGAAGCACAGCACAAGACCGGCGCGAAGATAAACGACATGATATGGAGCCAGGAAGAGCCACCCACCTCTTCATATCCTGCCTGTATTGCTGTCAAAACTGCGGGCTTACAGAGTTTTGAAGCATCAGAATATTACATGCAGGCTGTATGGAAGGCGGTTATGGTGGATGCACTGAATATCTCCAAAAAAGATGTCTTGCTGGAAGCGGCCCGCGGTTCAAGCCTGTTATATCCCGATGTAGTAGATTATGAGCGCTTTCTGAATGATTATGACAACGCTCAAAGCCGTGAAGCGTTCCGTAGCGATCTGCGGCAGGTTGCCTACAACCGCATCGGCCGTTTTCCTACATTAACCTTTACAAAATCAGGAAAAGGGTTAATTATGACCGGCTTCAGACCCTATGAAGCACTGGTGGACGCTTTCAACCAATTGCTTGTGGTTTCGCAGGATCAATCTGTTCTCCCTTGATTACAAAGCATTGTCACTCTCGGAGCTGTACTAAGACGTCCTGCTAAGCAATGAAAAAAGAAGAAATTATACCCGGCGATTGGGAACGTATCCTCTTTGGACAAGCGCCACCCATATTTTTGGTAGAAGTGCTGATCCGCACATTCATCATTTACCTTTTCCTTGTGGTTATCGTAAGGCTGATGGGCAAACGAATGGGCGGGCAGCTAACCATTTCCGAGCTCGCAGTGATGGTCACGCTCGGTGCAATTGTATCACCAGGAATGCAGATGCCGCAAACGGGGTTGCTGCTAGGCATTATGGTCCTTGTCTGCGCACTTATTTTCCAGCGCGGCCTCACGCTGGGTGAATTCAAAAGTGCGACGTTCGAGGACATCAGCCAGGGGACATTCAGTATACTGGTGAAAGATGGCATCATGCAGCTGGACGAAATGGCGAAGACGAAAGTTTCGAGACAACAATTGTTTGCAGCCCTACGTGGGAAGGGAATATTTAACCTGGGAGAAATAGACAGAGTGTATCTTGAGGCCTGCGGTATTTTTACGATATGTAAGAAAAAACGCCCCGCACCCGGCCTTATCCTCTTTCCACCGGATGATCCGGAAATCAATTGTTTTTCCCAAGAGATCAGTGAGGGCCAGAAGGTATGCCTGCACTGCGGAAAAGCACTTCCCGGGGAAGATGCGGAAGGCCAGTGCCCAGTTTGTGACTCGTCGAATTGGGAAGTGGCGAGTGTATCTGTTCCAACTGAATCCAATCAAATAGCCAGTCAATCATGAAACCCGAGGATATTCGCATAAATGACTGGCAACGCATTTTTGTCGGCGATGTGCCGGGTGCATTTTACTGGGAAGTTATTTTAAGAGTAGCAGTGATTTACGCCATTCTGATGATCTCAATGAGGCTGATGGGCAAACGGATGGCGTCTCAGCTCAGTCGGAACGAAATGATCGCGATGGTTTCTCTGGCAGCCGCCATTGGTATTCCGTTGCTATCGCCTGACCGCGGCATCCTTCCGGCGTTCGTAATCGCAATTGTAGTGATTTTGATCCAGCAAGTAACTGCGTGGATGGCAACCCGAAACCAGAAACTTGAATCGCTTACCCAGGGCAACATTTCGGTTCTGGTACATGATCACCATTTGAACCTGAAAGATATGAGGTTAACAGGCATTACCAGGGAGCGCGTGTTTTCTCAGCTTCGCAGCAATGACATTTTGCATTTGGGAGAAGTGAAGCGTTTGTATTTTGAAGCAGGAGGCAGTTTTACAATAATACGCGAGACGGAGATAGTTCCCGGTCTGGGCGTGCTCCCGGACAAGGACGTTGAATTTCAAGACCAGTCCTATCAGCGTGAACCTATCCAGGTTTGCGACATATGCGGCTTCCCGCCAGCAGACGACTCCACAGACCAGCCTTGTGGCAACTGCGGCAGCCGACACTGGGCACAGGCGGTATCGCTGAAATAGAAAAGTTCGAGTCATTTCATGCAAAAAGCTGACCGGGAAATCGGTCAGCTTTTTGCATGAAAGCGCCAGCCATTACTTTCCTGTTTGGGAATGAGGAGCATCAACGGGCTTGGACTCGGGCGAACCCTTCTGTCTTAAAAAAATGGTGAGTAAAACAATGCTCGCAATTGAAAGAAATTCGCTTTGCCAGTTTTGAAAGGTTTCAAACCAAAAATTAGCTTGTGTTAAGTAGTTCGCAACGGTGTCCTTCGCCTCGCCATTCAGGACATTTTGTTCATTGTGCTCTGTCCAGCTTCCGTAAAGATGCAGCCCCCAGCTAACCAGGAACAAGATAGCAAAGGCAATAAAAAGCGAATATTGATACAGTTTCAATATAAGGCCACCTTTCCTGACGGGCCACGGGGCGTCGGGACCCGCTACCGGCTCACGGTCCACTTCTTCCGGCTCATCCAGGGATTTGGATTCCGCCGAACCTTTCTGACGAAGCCCCACTGTTAACACCACATATAAAGCCATTTGCAGGAATTCGCTCTCGAAATTTTCAAAAGTTGCAGAAATAAAATGCCCGCTACCCAAATAGCTGAGCAGGCCGATCGCCACGGCTCCATCCTGCTGTAGTTCTGCATTGTGCTGGTGCCAGCCTGTGAATGTTTGTGCAATGAGTGCCACAACAAATAAACTGAAGGCAACCAGCCCCAAGCCGTTTCTATAAAAAAAAGAATGAGATTTTGATAAAGAGCCCATAGCTATAATAAAAGGTGATGTTAATAATGAGCCCGTATGTTACTTACTTTCAAAAACAAATTTCTCCACGACTACCGCATCCCCCTGCACGCCTTTGCCTAAAATTCCTACACGCAGCGCCCGATCCCAGGGAGGCATATAAGTAATGTCTGCACTCAGTGTCTCCAAGCGTGTAAAATCTGATCCGTTGAGGCTATAATGGAAACGGATATCCGTGTTGTTTTTCACGGTCAGTTTTATAAATAAATGTTTGCCCCCGGCAGCCACAGGAAAAGCTCCGAGACTGCTTCTTGCACCATCTTTAACGAGTGTAACATGAATGCTGTCCTGTTTCGCCGCTGCGTAGATCAGGTTCTTGTCGTCACCAATTAACGCTACACCGGCCAGCGCATCTTTTACAGGGATCGTTTCTACTGTGGCCTCATAATTCCGGCTATCTATCCTCCTGGCCACAAACACTTCCCGATCATCCTTCATGTGTAGTCCCACGCGGCCATTTTTTAACTCCAATGCGGGTTTGTTGAAAACGGACCAGCTCCACTGCAGTCCCAGTTTGTTTTTGTCAAAATCGTCGGTAACCTTATAGGCTGTATTTTTGTCTGCGGGCGACAGGTAGTCGTCTGTAAAACTGATCCAGTTGTCGGGAGTGAATTCAAATCTGCGGATGAGCGCTTGCCTGCCGGTATACTTGTTGGATGCGCGGTCGTAGGCATGGTACATGAGGTAATTTTTCCCCTGGTGCACAACGGCCGTTCCATGTCCCGGGCACATCCAGTCACCTTGCCCGCTAAGGATAGGGTTTCCGGAGAATTTTTCCCAGGGACCCATTAATTTTTTGGCCCTGGCAACACCGGTTGCATAGGTACAACCGGGACCGCAACAGCCTGCTGCCGCGTAAATCGCGTAGAAGTAGCCATTGTTTTTTATGACGGAAACACCTTCCACCAGATTGGCTTCCCATGGCGTATCATTACGGAAAAGCTCCCGTTTTTCGCCTGTCAGCGCGGTTCTCTCTTCATTGATCGGCTGAATCCAGATGGGTGTTGGTTTTCCCACGCTATTGCCGTCTTCTTTCCAGATCAGGTGCAGCTTGTTATTTTCGTCACGAACCGGGAACCCGTCAATAGATCCTACTTCCTGGCAGACCAGCGGGCCGTGATCCCTGAACGGACCTTCCGGCGAATCGGCACTGGCCACCCCAACGCAAAGGTTGCCTCCTTTTTTATGGGCGGTGTAATAAACATACACTTTGCCATTGTCGTAAGTCAATTCAGGGGCCCAATAGTAGAAGTCGGCCCAGGCAGTGAGATCAGGGAATATGGAGCCCGTCTGCTCCCAGTTAATCAGGTCTTTTGATTTCATAATAGGGAATGCGGGTGCCCAGTTGGAGCTCGTCGCCGTTGTATAATAAGTATCCCCTACCTTAATGACCGATGGATCAGCAAAATCCCCGCGTACCACTGCCC
It includes:
- a CDS encoding SusC/RagA family TonB-linked outer membrane protein, whose amino-acid sequence is MPPSFHSPHLRILTLGLLLLAFPGFAQTLVKGKVTSTNDQSALPGINVLIKGSTTGTTTNTEGYYELQAGDDAILVISGIGYLTQEVPVKSRSQVNVQLSDDTRQLNELVVVGYGTQKKRDVTGSVSSLDAKDFNKGVQTSVDQLIAGRSPGVQVTQSSSEPGGGVTIRIRGANSINANNEPLYVIDGLPINNTSVVPASTVVTEQAPRNPLNALNPNDIESVEILKDASATAIYGSRGANGVILITTKKGVKGKLNVNYAVSGGISEVTKQVPVLNAKQYMGLLNDLRADQKQAPEFSAEQIAQVGNGTYWQDEIFRKGTVQNHQLSFSGGQDKFNYYASLNYLDQKGVVISSGIQKYTGRVNLNYTDDKFKFGLSLNSSNIKDDFVPNGVSVNESAGVINTAIFQDPTLTFRNPNGTWTQTQIVNLENPVGLANEVSDFATTNRTFASVFAEYFFLPELSAKVNFGTDRQDSRRDIFTSRLTKRAEGTKGVANVLTSNSYNNLIEVTARYNKALNKNHQLEVLGGYTFQEFETSSLTAGAQNFPLDALGTDNLAAGAQSTFSLGTGRTKNQLLSYLGRINYNLYDKYLLTASIRADGSSRFGDNNKYGVFPSVALGWRIKDEVFLKNVNAITDLKFRASYGVTGNQDIGSYKSLVLLGPQGQAIFDGTPYVGISTTQLPNPDLKWETTTQLNLGIDFGVLDNRLTGSIDYFQKQTKDLLLQLPVPRTTGFTTTFENVGGLKNSGFELGLNSINITAPFTWRTSANFSAVKNEVTDLGTLPFILGGSAGFTNDFTIIRKGDPLNAYYGYIVDGVFQTGDNIASSAQPLSRPGEYKYRDVNGDGTINSQDRTILGSPFPKFSYGLNNDFTYGPFNLSFFFQGVQGSKIFNLNRTESENPISFRRNRLVETYTDRWTPTNPTNANSSAIPVAVAYTSNVNSRAVEDASYLRLKTLQLTYNFPTAKWKYVRNVQIYVTGQNLFTITKYTGYDPEVSAFGTSNVRADYNAFPLSRTYTAGLSINL
- a CDS encoding SRPBCC family protein, whose product is MGTLAQKITVETTINAPVATVWEQFNAPEDITKWCFASDDWHAPFAENDVRTGGKFRTTMAAKDGSFSFDFGGVYSNVVPESLIEYDMEDGRTVQVTFMDNGDSTTVTEIFDAEQTNPAEMQKSGWQAILDNFKKHVEGN
- a CDS encoding manganese catalase family protein; amino-acid sequence: MFYHVKELQFNARVSKPDPKFARLLLEQFGGSNGELKAAMQYFVQAFTAKNPYPDKYDLLMDIATEEFSHLEIVGATIQMLLGGVNGELKNASEESEIMKLLDGTAAKEDFIHEAIVNPHFGVLTGGGPALTDSNGIPWTAAYVTANGDLTVDLRSNIAAESRAKIVYEYLMKFTDDPSVKETLRFLMTREIAHYQMFEAALATIQPNFPPGILQGDPRYSNLYYNMSSGMDARGPWNEGSSTQLGETWQYVDDPLQQVLDTNGLTTLTPTGTDRTEKSVKALNEELSKLRSEEIMSATAEIDAQWSTYDKSGGFINEL
- a CDS encoding DsbA family protein — protein: MDLSNHQADRVKIVFYTDPLCCWSWALQPHWQRFIEAYKHQITYSYCLGGMIPDWTKYNDPFNSVSRPAQMGPIWMEAQHKTGAKINDMIWSQEEPPTSSYPACIAVKTAGLQSFEASEYYMQAVWKAVMVDALNISKKDVLLEAARGSSLLYPDVVDYERFLNDYDNAQSREAFRSDLRQVAYNRIGRFPTLTFTKSGKGLIMTGFRPYEALVDAFNQLLVVSQDQSVLP
- a CDS encoding DUF421 domain-containing protein, producing the protein MKKEEIIPGDWERILFGQAPPIFLVEVLIRTFIIYLFLVVIVRLMGKRMGGQLTISELAVMVTLGAIVSPGMQMPQTGLLLGIMVLVCALIFQRGLTLGEFKSATFEDISQGTFSILVKDGIMQLDEMAKTKVSRQQLFAALRGKGIFNLGEIDRVYLEACGIFTICKKKRPAPGLILFPPDDPEINCFSQEISEGQKVCLHCGKALPGEDAEGQCPVCDSSNWEVASVSVPTESNQIASQS
- a CDS encoding DUF421 domain-containing protein, whose product is MKPEDIRINDWQRIFVGDVPGAFYWEVILRVAVIYAILMISMRLMGKRMASQLSRNEMIAMVSLAAAIGIPLLSPDRGILPAFVIAIVVILIQQVTAWMATRNQKLESLTQGNISVLVHDHHLNLKDMRLTGITRERVFSQLRSNDILHLGEVKRLYFEAGGSFTIIRETEIVPGLGVLPDKDVEFQDQSYQREPIQVCDICGFPPADDSTDQPCGNCGSRHWAQAVSLK
- a CDS encoding DUF6766 family protein, translating into MGSLSKSHSFFYRNGLGLVAFSLFVVALIAQTFTGWHQHNAELQQDGAVAIGLLSYLGSGHFISATFENFESEFLQMALYVVLTVGLRQKGSAESKSLDEPEEVDREPVAGPDAPWPVRKGGLILKLYQYSLFIAFAILFLVSWGLHLYGSWTEHNEQNVLNGEAKDTVANYLTQANFWFETFQNWQSEFLSIASIVLLTIFLRQKGSPESKPVDAPHSQTGK
- a CDS encoding family 43 glycosylhydrolase, which translates into the protein MRKLSISLLLLLTFVQLSIAQRAVVRGDFADPSVIKVGDTYYTTATSSNWAPAFPIMKSKDLINWEQTGSIFPDLTAWADFYYWAPELTYDNGKVYVYYTAHKKGGNLCVGVASADSPEGPFRDHGPLVCQEVGSIDGFPVRDENNKLHLIWKEDGNSVGKPTPIWIQPINEERTALTGEKRELFRNDTPWEANLVEGVSVIKNNGYFYAIYAAAGCCGPGCTYATGVARAKKLMGPWEKFSGNPILSGQGDWMCPGHGTAVVHQGKNYLMYHAYDRASNKYTGRQALIRRFEFTPDNWISFTDDYLSPADKNTAYKVTDDFDKNKLGLQWSWSVFNKPALELKNGRVGLHMKDDREVFVARRIDSRNYEATVETIPVKDALAGVALIGDDKNLIYAAAKQDSIHVTLVKDGARSSLGAFPVAAGGKHLFIKLTVKNNTDIRFHYSLNGSDFTRLETLSADITYMPPWDRALRVGILGKGVQGDAVVVEKFVFESK